The following coding sequences are from one Gossypium hirsutum isolate 1008001.06 chromosome A12, Gossypium_hirsutum_v2.1, whole genome shotgun sequence window:
- the LOC121211069 gene encoding elongation factor 1-delta: MAVTFNDLGSAAGLKKLDEYLLTRSYISGYQASKDDITVYAALSGAPSSSYVNVSRWYKHIDALLRISGVSEEGCGVTVEGFAPAEAVATPPAADSKAAAAEEDDDDVDLFGEETEEEKKAAEERAAAVKASGKKKESGKSSVLLDIKPWDDETDMKKLEEAVRSVQMEGLLWGASKLVPVGYGIKKLQIMMTIVDDLVSVDTLIEEHLTAEPINEYVQSCDIVAFNKI, encoded by the exons ATGGCTGTCACATTCAACGATCTGGGTTCTGCTGCTGGCTTGAAGAAGCTGGATGAGTATCTCCTTACACGCAGTTACATCTctgg ATACCAAGCTTCAAAGGATGATATTACCGTCTACGCAGCTCTATCTGGTGCCCCATCATCTAGCTACGTCAATGTTTCTCGATGGTACAAACACATTGATGCCCTTTTGAGAATCTC AGGTGTTTCTGAAGAAGGCTGTGGTGTGACTGTAGAGGGATTTGCTCCCGCCGAGGCTGTTGCCACTCCTCCAGCTGCAGATTCCAAG GCTGCAGCTGCTGAGGAAGACGACGACGATGTAGATCTGTTCGGTGAAGAGACTGAGGAGGAAAAGAAGGCAGCTGAAGAACGTGCAGCTGCTGTTAAGGCCTCTGGCAAGAAGAAAGAAT CTGGCAAGTCCTCTGTCTTGTTGGATATTAAACCATGGGACGATGAGACTGACATGAAGAAACTCGAAGAAGCAGTAAGAAGTGTTCAGATGGAAGGACTGCTTTGGGGAGCAT CTAAGCTTGTGCCCGTTGGTTATGGAATTAAGAAATTGCAAATTATGATGACCATTGTGGATGATTTGGTGTCAGTTGACACTCTCATCGAGGAACATCTGACGGCTGAACCGATCAATGAGTATGTTCAGAGTTGTGACATTGTTGCATTCAACAAAATAT AA